The Paludibacter jiangxiensis DNA segment AATCTGCTTATCATTGATGCAGGAACTGCAATTACTTACGATCTTGTTTCTTCAGAAAACACATTTCTGGGCGGAACTATTTCGCCGGGGGCTCAAATCCGGTTTAGAGCATTGCACGAATTTACCGGGAAATTGCCATTGGCGGAAGAAAAAAGCACTGATTTATTAATCGGTAAAAATACAATTGATGCAATTACGGTCGGAGTAATGCAAGGCATTGAGTTTGAAATAGAAGGATACATAACTTTGTTTATGCAAAAGTATCCAAACCTTTCAGTTTTTTTAACTGGTAGAGGCTCAATTCCTTTTGTGGCAAAGCTAAAAAACCCCATCTTTGTAGAGTTAAACTTAGTATTGATAGGACTTAACCGCATATTAACTTATAATGTACAGCTATAGAATTGTTTGCGCACTTGTTGCCTTAACCATTGGTGTTGCCGTAATGGCACAGAACAACACGAATTCACCTTATACCCGTTATGGACTTGGAGAATTGCGAGAACCCGGCTTCGGTCGTAGTCAGGCAATGGGTGGAATTGGTTTCGGAGTAAGAGATCACGCTTCAATCAACCCGGCAAACCCTGCTTCATACAGTGCTATCGACTCTATGACTTTTCTGTTCGATCTTGGCATTTCCGGTCTAGCCTCACATTTCAATGACGCAAGCGGAAGTCGCAGTACCCACAATGGGAACCTGGACTATCTGGCAATGCAAATGCCGTTAAGCAAATTTATGGGAGCAAGCATCGGAGTAATTCCATATTCTTTTACAGGTTACGATTATTCATTGTCTGGAATAACCCCAGTTAACGGCCTTTCCGACACTATCAATTATATTCAGCAATACAATGGTTCAGGTGGTATTTCTCAGATTTACGGTGGATTATCGTTTCGTTTATTCAAACATATATCCCTCGGAGCAAATGCCATTTATCTTTTTGGAAGCAACTCTTATAACAGAGCATTAAGCATCGTTGATATATCCAACACATCACTGACAACTCATTCAACTTCTGAAAAGATTAGCATAGATGTCAACTCTTTCAATGTTCGACTTG contains these protein-coding regions:
- a CDS encoding type III pantothenate kinase, encoding MNLIIDHGNSAVKIAIFEQDRLLVVERYPLLTATIVADFMSRFPVKAIILCSVISIDLHTKQYLQNLPVYFTELTHHTPLPIKNEYETPDTLGKDRIAAAVGANWLLPNANLLIIDAGTAITYDLVSSENTFLGGTISPGAQIRFRALHEFTGKLPLAEEKSTDLLIGKNTIDAITVGVMQGIEFEIEGYITLFMQKYPNLSVFLTGRGSIPFVAKLKNPIFVELNLVLIGLNRILTYNVQL